Proteins from a genomic interval of Mycobacterium conspicuum:
- a CDS encoding SHOCT domain-containing protein — protein MFARYLKAQLVVLICGGLVGPIFVIAYYAVGDYASTIQWMLYVGVLITIADVAIAIGLANFGKNAAAKTAELEQHGVLALAQITGLTETNTEINDRRVVKVNLHISGPGIMPFDTQDRVIASIPRLGNLTARKLVVLVNPTTQAYQIDWERSSLVNGLVPAQFTIAEDNRTYDLSGQAGPLMEILQILKANNVPFNGTVDIRSNPGLRQQIQAVVRRAGEQQAQAAQPAPVAAPQQSVAQRLQELDALRTSGALTQQEYDAKRAQIIADL, from the coding sequence GTGTTTGCGCGCTATCTGAAGGCCCAGTTAGTCGTCTTGATCTGCGGTGGCCTCGTCGGCCCAATCTTTGTCATCGCCTACTACGCGGTGGGCGACTACGCCTCCACCATCCAGTGGATGCTATATGTCGGTGTGCTCATCACCATCGCGGATGTGGCGATCGCGATCGGGCTGGCCAACTTCGGCAAGAACGCGGCCGCCAAAACCGCCGAACTCGAACAGCATGGGGTGCTGGCGCTGGCCCAAATCACCGGGCTGACCGAGACGAACACCGAGATCAACGACCGGCGGGTGGTCAAGGTGAACCTGCACATCTCGGGCCCCGGGATCATGCCGTTCGACACCCAGGACCGGGTCATCGCCAGCATCCCGCGGCTGGGTAACCTCACCGCCCGCAAGCTCGTCGTGCTGGTCAATCCCACCACGCAGGCCTACCAAATCGACTGGGAGCGCAGCTCTTTGGTCAACGGGCTGGTGCCCGCGCAGTTCACCATCGCTGAGGACAATCGGACCTACGACCTCAGCGGGCAGGCCGGCCCGCTGATGGAGATCCTGCAGATCCTCAAGGCCAACAACGTCCCGTTCAACGGCACGGTGGACATTCGATCGAATCCGGGGCTGCGCCAGCAGATCCAAGCGGTGGTGCGCCGAGCGGGCGAGCAGCAGGCGCAAGCCGCTCAACCGGCACCAGTCGCCGCCCCGCAGCAGTCGGTCGCCCAGCGCCTCCAGGAGTTGGACGCGCTGCGCACCAGCGGGGCGTTGACCCAACAGGAATACGACGCCAAGCGGGCTCAGATCATCGCCGACCTTTAA
- the mftR gene encoding mycofactocin system transcriptional regulator (MftR, the mycofactocin system transcriptional regulator, is an uncharacterized TetR family DNA-binding transcription factor. Its role is inferred by context. It occurs as part of the biosynthesis locus for mycofactocin, a partially characterized electron carrier derived from the terminal Val-Tyr dipeptide of the precursor peptide MftA, through a radical SAM enzyme-mediated process.) — MSPQSRVGRRRSTTPAHITDVALELFTARGFSDVSVDDVAHAAGIARRTLFRYYASKNAILWGDFDAHLGHLRELLDNVDPQVVMGQALRAALLAFNTFDESETVRHRQRMRIILETAELQAYSMTMYAGWREVIAGFVAARLGVKTTDPLPQTVAWTMLGVALSAYEQWLSDETVTLPEALGNAFDVVGAGLNELNA, encoded by the coding sequence ATGTCGCCGCAGTCTCGGGTAGGTAGGCGCCGCTCGACGACACCGGCGCACATCACCGATGTCGCGCTCGAGTTGTTCACCGCCCGCGGGTTCTCCGACGTGAGCGTCGACGATGTCGCGCACGCGGCCGGCATCGCGCGCCGCACGCTGTTCCGCTATTACGCGTCCAAGAACGCCATCCTGTGGGGCGACTTCGACGCGCATCTCGGGCATCTGCGGGAATTGCTCGACAACGTCGACCCTCAGGTGGTGATGGGCCAGGCACTGCGCGCGGCGCTACTGGCGTTCAACACGTTTGACGAAAGCGAGACCGTGCGGCACCGCCAGCGCATGCGCATCATCCTGGAAACCGCTGAACTGCAAGCCTATTCGATGACCATGTATGCCGGGTGGCGCGAGGTGATCGCCGGATTTGTAGCCGCACGCCTGGGCGTCAAGACGACCGACCCGCTTCCTCAGACCGTCGCCTGGACGATGCTTGGCGTGGCGTTGAGCGCCTACGAGCAGTGGCTGAGCGACGAGACGGTGACGCTGCCCGAGGCGCTGGGGAACGCGTTCGACGTCGTCGGCGCCGGACTCAACGAGTTGAACGCTTGA
- the rpsL gene encoding 30S ribosomal protein S12 gives MPTIQQLVRKGRRDKIAKVKTAALKGSPQRRGVCTRVYTTTPKKPNSALRKVARVKLTSQVEVTAYIPGEGHNLQEHSMVLVRGGRVKDLPGVRYKIIRGSLDTQGVKNRKQARSRYGAKKEKS, from the coding sequence ATGCCAACGATTCAGCAGCTGGTCCGCAAGGGTCGCCGCGACAAGATCGCCAAGGTCAAGACCGCGGCCCTGAAGGGCAGCCCGCAGCGCCGTGGCGTGTGCACCCGCGTGTACACCACCACTCCGAAGAAGCCGAACTCGGCGCTTCGGAAGGTCGCTCGCGTGAAGCTGACGAGCCAGGTCGAGGTCACGGCATACATCCCCGGTGAGGGCCACAACCTGCAGGAGCACTCGATGGTGTTGGTCCGTGGCGGTCGAGTCAAGGACCTGCCGGGTGTGCGGTACAAGATCATCCGCGGTTCGCTCGACACCCAGGGCGTCAAGAACCGCAAGCAGGCTCGCAGCCGGTACGGCGCCAAGAAGGAGAAGAGCTAA
- the fusA gene encoding elongation factor G gives MAQKDVLTDLTKVRNIGIMAHIDAGKTTTTERILYYTGISYKIGEVHDGAATMDWMEQEQERGITITSAATTCFWKDNQINIIDTPGHVDFTVEVERSLRVLDGAVAVFDGKEGVEPQSEQVWRQADKYDVPRICFVNKMDKIGADFYFSVKTMEERLGANAIPIQLPVGSEGDFEGVVDLVEMNAKVWRGETKLGETYDTIDIPAELAEKAEEYRTKLLEAVAETDEALLEKYLGGEELTVAEIKGALRKLTINSEAYPVLCGSAFKNKGVQPMLDAVIDYLPSPLDVPPAIGHAPGKEDEEVVRKPSTDEPFSALAFKVATHPFFGKLTYVRVYSGKVDSGSQVINATKGKKERLGKLFQMHSNKENPVETASAGHIYAVIGLKDTTTGDTLSDPNQQIVLESMTFPDPVIEVAIEPKTKSDQEKLSLSIQKLAEEDPTFKVHLDQETGQTVIGGMGELHLDILVDRMRREFKVEANVGKPQVAYKETIRRVVDNVEYTHKKQTGGSGQFAKVLIKLEPFTSEDGATYEFESKVTGGRIPREYIPSVDAGAQDAMQYGVLAGYPLVNLKVTLLDGAFHEVDSSEMAFKIAGSQVLKKAAQQAQPVILEPIMAVEVTTPEDYMGDVIGDLNSRRGQIQAMEERAGARVVRAHVPLSEMFGYVGDLRSKTQGRANYSMVFDNYAEVPAQVSKEIIAKATGE, from the coding sequence GTGGCACAGAAGGACGTGCTGACCGACCTCACCAAGGTCCGCAATATCGGCATCATGGCGCACATCGACGCCGGCAAGACCACGACGACCGAGCGCATCCTCTACTACACCGGCATCAGCTACAAGATCGGTGAGGTGCACGACGGCGCCGCCACGATGGACTGGATGGAGCAGGAGCAGGAACGCGGCATCACCATTACCTCCGCGGCCACCACCTGCTTCTGGAAAGACAACCAGATCAACATCATTGACACGCCCGGCCACGTCGACTTCACCGTCGAGGTGGAGCGCAGCCTGCGGGTGCTCGACGGCGCCGTGGCGGTCTTCGACGGCAAAGAGGGTGTCGAGCCGCAGTCCGAACAGGTCTGGCGGCAGGCGGACAAATACGACGTCCCGCGCATCTGCTTCGTCAACAAGATGGACAAGATCGGCGCCGACTTCTACTTCTCCGTGAAGACCATGGAGGAGCGCCTGGGCGCCAACGCCATCCCGATCCAGCTGCCCGTCGGCTCTGAGGGCGACTTCGAAGGCGTCGTCGACCTGGTCGAGATGAACGCCAAGGTGTGGCGCGGCGAGACCAAGCTGGGCGAAACCTACGACACCATCGACATCCCGGCCGAGCTCGCCGAGAAGGCCGAGGAATACCGCACCAAGCTGCTCGAGGCCGTCGCGGAAACCGACGAGGCGCTGCTGGAGAAGTACCTCGGCGGCGAAGAGCTGACGGTCGCCGAGATCAAGGGCGCGCTGCGCAAGCTGACGATCAACTCGGAGGCCTACCCCGTGTTGTGCGGCAGCGCGTTCAAGAACAAGGGCGTGCAGCCGATGCTCGACGCCGTCATCGACTACCTGCCGTCGCCGCTGGATGTTCCGCCGGCGATCGGGCACGCCCCCGGCAAGGAGGACGAGGAGGTCGTGCGCAAGCCGTCGACCGACGAGCCGTTCTCCGCGCTGGCGTTCAAGGTTGCCACCCACCCGTTCTTCGGCAAGCTCACCTACGTCCGGGTGTACTCGGGCAAGGTCGACTCCGGCAGCCAGGTCATCAACGCCACCAAGGGCAAGAAGGAGCGTCTGGGCAAGCTCTTCCAGATGCATTCCAACAAGGAAAACCCGGTGGAGACCGCGTCGGCGGGACACATCTACGCCGTGATCGGCCTGAAGGACACCACCACCGGTGACACCCTGAGCGATCCGAACCAGCAGATCGTGCTGGAGTCGATGACCTTCCCCGACCCGGTGATCGAGGTGGCCATCGAGCCCAAGACCAAGAGCGACCAGGAAAAGCTGAGCCTCTCGATCCAGAAGCTGGCCGAAGAGGACCCGACGTTCAAGGTGCACCTGGACCAGGAGACCGGCCAGACCGTGATCGGCGGGATGGGCGAGCTGCACCTGGACATCCTGGTGGACCGGATGCGCCGCGAGTTCAAGGTCGAGGCCAACGTCGGCAAGCCGCAGGTGGCGTACAAGGAGACGATCCGCCGCGTGGTGGACAACGTCGAGTACACCCACAAGAAGCAGACCGGCGGCTCGGGTCAGTTCGCCAAGGTGCTCATCAAGCTCGAGCCCTTCACCAGCGAAGACGGCGCCACCTACGAGTTCGAGAGCAAAGTCACCGGTGGCCGCATCCCGCGCGAGTACATCCCGTCGGTGGACGCCGGCGCGCAGGACGCCATGCAGTACGGCGTGCTGGCCGGCTACCCGTTGGTGAACTTGAAGGTCACGCTGCTCGACGGCGCCTTCCACGAGGTCGACTCGTCGGAAATGGCCTTCAAGATCGCCGGTTCGCAGGTGCTGAAAAAGGCTGCGCAGCAAGCACAGCCGGTGATCCTGGAACCGATCATGGCCGTCGAAGTCACCACGCCCGAGGACTACATGGGTGATGTCATCGGCGACCTGAACTCCCGCCGTGGCCAGATCCAGGCCATGGAGGAGCGGGCCGGTGCGCGCGTCGTCAGGGCGCACGTGCCGCTGTCGGAGATGTTCGGCTACGTCGGGGACCTGCGGTCCAAGACTCAAGGCCGGGCGAACTACTCCATGGTGTTCGACAACTACGCCGAAGTGCCGGCACAGGTGTCGAAGGAGATCATCGCGAAGGCGACTGGAGAGTAA
- a CDS encoding mycofactocin-coupled SDR family oxidoreductase produces the protein MVEQTGSLQGRVAFITGAARAQGRAHAVRLAAEGADIIALDICAPVSDTLSYPPATPEDLAETVRLVEAQGRKVLAREVDIRDDPAVRQLVADGVEQFGRLDILVANAGVLGWGRVWELTDEQWDTVIGVNLTGTWRTLRATIPAIIEAGNGGSIVIVSSAAGVRATPGNGHYAASKYGLTALTNTLAIELGEYNIKVNSIHPYSVDTPMIEPEAMMEIFAKHPRFVHSFPPMPLQYKGFMTAEEVSDVVAWLAGDGSGTLSGTQINVDKGALKY, from the coding sequence GTGGTTGAGCAGACCGGATCATTGCAAGGGCGGGTGGCATTCATAACCGGCGCCGCTCGTGCGCAGGGACGTGCGCATGCGGTGCGGCTGGCCGCCGAAGGAGCCGACATCATCGCGCTGGATATCTGCGCGCCGGTGTCCGACACCTTGAGCTACCCGCCGGCCACCCCGGAAGACCTCGCCGAGACGGTCCGCTTGGTGGAAGCCCAGGGCCGCAAGGTGTTGGCCCGCGAGGTGGACATCCGCGACGACCCGGCGGTGCGGCAATTGGTGGCCGACGGCGTTGAGCAGTTCGGCCGGTTGGACATCCTGGTGGCCAACGCCGGTGTGCTGGGCTGGGGCCGGGTGTGGGAGCTGACCGACGAGCAGTGGGACACCGTCATTGGGGTGAACCTGACCGGCACCTGGCGCACGTTGCGCGCCACGATCCCCGCGATAATCGAGGCCGGCAACGGCGGCTCCATCGTCATTGTCAGTTCCGCGGCGGGCGTCCGGGCCACACCGGGCAACGGCCACTACGCGGCCAGCAAGTACGGCCTGACCGCGCTGACCAACACGCTGGCAATCGAACTCGGCGAATACAACATCAAGGTCAACTCGATTCACCCGTACTCCGTCGACACCCCCATGATCGAGCCGGAGGCAATGATGGAGATCTTCGCCAAGCATCCCCGCTTCGTGCACAGCTTCCCGCCAATGCCTTTGCAGTACAAGGGGTTCATGACGGCCGAGGAGGTGTCCGACGTCGTGGCGTGGCTTGCCGGTGACGGCTCGGGCACACTGTCGGGCACGCAGATCAACGTTGATAAGGGTGCCCTAAAGTACTGA
- the rpsG gene encoding 30S ribosomal protein S7 — MPRKGPAPKRPLVNDPVYGSQLVTQLVNKILLKGKKSLAERIVYGALEQARDKTGTDPVITLKRALDNVKPALEVRSRRVGGATYQVPVEVRPDRSTTLALRWLVSFSRQRREKTMVERLANEILDASNGLGASVKRREDTHKMAEANRAFAHYRW; from the coding sequence ATGCCGCGCAAGGGACCCGCGCCCAAGCGTCCGTTGGTCAACGACCCCGTCTACGGTTCGCAGCTGGTCACCCAGCTGGTGAACAAAATTCTGCTGAAGGGGAAGAAATCGCTGGCCGAGCGCATTGTTTATGGAGCGCTCGAACAAGCCCGCGACAAGACCGGCACGGATCCCGTCATCACCCTCAAGCGGGCACTGGACAACGTCAAACCGGCCCTAGAGGTGCGCAGCCGCCGCGTCGGCGGTGCGACCTACCAGGTGCCCGTCGAGGTCCGTCCGGATCGGTCCACCACGCTGGCCCTGCGCTGGCTGGTCAGCTTCTCGCGGCAACGCCGGGAGAAGACCATGGTCGAGCGGCTGGCAAACGAGATCCTGGATGCCAGCAACGGCCTCGGGGCCTCCGTCAAGCGGCGCGAGGACACCCACAAAATGGCCGAGGCCAACCGCGCCTTTGCGCACTATCGCTGGTAG
- the tuf gene encoding elongation factor Tu, with amino-acid sequence MAKAKFQRTKPHVNIGTIGHVDHGKTTLTAAITKVLHDKYPDLNESRAFDQIDNAPEERQRGITINISHVEYQTEKRHYAHVDAPGHADYIKNMITGAAQMDGAILVVAATDGPMPQTREHVLLARQVGVPYILVALNKADAVDDEELLELVEMEVRELLAAQEFDEDAPVVRVSALKALEGDAKWVESVAELMDAVDESIPDPVRETDKPFLMPVEDVFTITGRGTVVTGRVERGVVNVNEEVEIVGIRPTTTKTTVTGVEMFRKLLDQGQAGDNVGLLLRGIKREDVERGQVVTKPGTTTPHTEFEGQVYILSKDEGGRHTPFFNNYRPQFYFRTTDVTGVVTLPEGTEMVMPGDNTNISVKLIQPVAMDDGLRFAIREGGRTVGAGRVVKIIK; translated from the coding sequence GTGGCGAAGGCGAAGTTCCAGCGGACCAAGCCGCACGTCAACATCGGGACCATCGGTCACGTTGACCACGGCAAGACCACACTGACCGCGGCTATCACCAAAGTGCTGCACGACAAGTACCCGGACCTGAACGAGTCGCGTGCGTTCGACCAGATCGACAACGCTCCCGAGGAGCGTCAGCGCGGCATCACCATCAACATCTCCCACGTGGAGTACCAGACCGAGAAGCGGCACTACGCCCACGTGGACGCCCCCGGTCACGCCGACTACATCAAGAACATGATCACCGGCGCGGCCCAGATGGACGGCGCCATCCTGGTGGTCGCCGCCACCGACGGCCCGATGCCGCAGACCCGCGAGCACGTGCTGCTCGCCCGTCAGGTCGGCGTGCCCTACATCCTGGTCGCGCTGAACAAGGCCGACGCCGTGGATGACGAGGAGCTGCTCGAGCTCGTCGAGATGGAGGTCCGCGAGCTGCTGGCCGCCCAGGAGTTCGACGAGGACGCCCCGGTGGTGCGGGTTTCCGCGCTGAAGGCGCTCGAGGGCGACGCCAAGTGGGTCGAGTCCGTGGCGGAGCTGATGGACGCGGTCGACGAGTCGATCCCGGACCCGGTCCGCGAGACCGACAAGCCGTTCCTGATGCCCGTCGAGGACGTCTTCACCATCACCGGCCGTGGCACCGTCGTCACCGGTCGTGTGGAGCGTGGCGTGGTCAACGTGAACGAGGAAGTCGAGATCGTCGGCATCCGCCCGACCACCACCAAGACCACCGTCACCGGCGTGGAGATGTTCCGCAAGCTGCTCGACCAGGGGCAGGCCGGCGACAACGTCGGGCTGCTGCTGCGCGGTATCAAGCGTGAGGACGTCGAGCGCGGTCAAGTGGTGACCAAGCCCGGCACCACCACGCCGCACACCGAGTTCGAGGGCCAGGTCTACATCCTGTCCAAGGACGAGGGCGGCCGGCACACGCCGTTCTTCAACAACTACCGTCCGCAGTTCTACTTCCGCACCACCGACGTGACCGGTGTGGTGACGCTGCCGGAAGGCACCGAGATGGTGATGCCCGGTGACAACACCAACATCTCGGTGAAGCTGATCCAGCCCGTCGCCATGGATGACGGTCTGCGCTTCGCGATCCGCGAGGGTGGCCGCACCGTCGGCGCCGGCCGGGTCGTCAAGATCATCAAGTAG
- the mftA gene encoding mycofactocin precursor MftA (Mycofactocin is a small molecule electron carrier derived from the final two amino acids, Val-Tyr, of MftA, the mycofactocin precursor. It plays a role in redox homeostasis and the metabolism of alcohols and aldehydes in Actinobacteria, including Mycobacterium tuberculosis.), whose translation MDQVVPENQTETELVTETLVEEVSIDGMCGVY comes from the coding sequence ATGGACCAGGTTGTTCCCGAGAACCAGACCGAAACCGAGCTCGTCACCGAGACCCTGGTCGAAGAGGTGTCCATCGACGGTATGTGCGGGGTCTACTGA
- a CDS encoding DUF2332 domain-containing protein — translation MRSQGKFCGGSGSPMYDALLELMAQDVEAGGVFATILSGHEDDSARQAVPLRLLGGLHRLALDGRAPTLRRFYPSTGGTFDAAAAWPEILLTARDRMNDLRAALDQPPQTNEVGRSAVLIGTLLFLVRQFDLPVRLFEIGTSAGLNLRADHYRYAYPGGRWGPVDSPVVIDDAWRGQLPPDGAVRIVERHGYDIAPIDVTTVDGEMTVLSYVWPDQSARLQRLRGAIAVARTVPAQLHRLTAADAVAGMALADGTLTVLWHSITWQYLSDDERAAIRDGIDAVAAQAGESSPFAHLTLEPARDADGGLKFLARARSWPGDKLRIFGECHPHGPPVNWL, via the coding sequence ATGCGGTCGCAGGGAAAGTTCTGCGGCGGCTCCGGCTCCCCGATGTACGACGCGCTGCTCGAGCTGATGGCCCAAGATGTCGAAGCCGGCGGCGTCTTCGCGACGATTCTATCCGGCCACGAGGACGACTCGGCTCGTCAAGCGGTGCCGCTTCGACTGCTCGGCGGCCTGCACCGATTGGCGCTCGACGGTCGGGCACCGACGCTGCGACGCTTCTATCCCAGCACCGGCGGAACCTTTGACGCGGCGGCCGCGTGGCCCGAAATCCTGCTCACCGCCCGGGACCGGATGAACGATCTTCGCGCCGCGCTGGACCAGCCACCGCAGACCAACGAGGTGGGCCGGTCGGCCGTGCTGATCGGCACCCTGTTGTTCCTGGTTCGCCAATTCGATTTGCCGGTGCGTCTTTTCGAGATTGGCACGAGCGCCGGGCTCAACCTGCGCGCCGACCACTACCGCTATGCCTACCCCGGCGGCCGGTGGGGGCCTGTCGACTCGCCGGTGGTGATCGACGACGCGTGGCGCGGCCAGCTGCCGCCGGACGGCGCGGTGCGCATCGTGGAACGGCACGGATACGACATCGCGCCCATCGACGTCACGACCGTCGATGGCGAAATGACGGTGCTGAGCTACGTGTGGCCCGACCAGAGCGCGCGGCTGCAGCGGCTGCGCGGCGCAATTGCGGTGGCGCGCACCGTTCCGGCGCAGTTGCACCGCCTCACGGCCGCCGACGCGGTCGCCGGCATGGCCCTCGCCGACGGCACGCTGACCGTGCTGTGGCACTCCATTACCTGGCAGTACCTGTCCGACGACGAACGCGCCGCGATCCGCGACGGTATCGATGCGGTGGCCGCGCAAGCCGGTGAGTCCTCACCGTTCGCGCATTTGACTTTGGAGCCCGCGCGCGACGCCGACGGCGGACTCAAATTCCTGGCGCGAGCCCGGAGTTGGCCGGGCGACAAGCTTCGGATTTTCGGCGAATGCCATCCACACGGGCCGCCGGTGAACTGGCTTTGA
- a CDS encoding DUF5990 family protein — protein sequence MQIRIEGADLPGSSCGPSPDGPQGYRNIHVGVQRRNHREELLGLVSADAATASWMLDCSVDNRGEAPDVTGPYIQGRPGGRFIYLSWVAVDDADTGNAANMFRRAKLWLDGGVPGETLIQAAARGQLLGRLRLSDAKGNPLCASVRPPLIAWSCPE from the coding sequence GTGCAGATACGGATCGAGGGCGCCGATCTTCCGGGCTCATCCTGCGGGCCGAGTCCCGATGGCCCGCAGGGCTACCGCAACATTCATGTCGGCGTCCAGCGGCGTAACCATCGAGAAGAGCTGCTGGGCCTCGTTTCCGCCGACGCTGCCACCGCGTCGTGGATGTTGGACTGCTCGGTCGATAATCGCGGCGAAGCACCCGACGTCACCGGCCCGTATATCCAAGGCCGGCCCGGCGGCAGGTTCATCTATCTGTCGTGGGTCGCGGTGGACGACGCCGATACCGGCAACGCCGCCAACATGTTTCGCCGAGCCAAGCTCTGGCTTGATGGCGGCGTGCCGGGAGAAACCCTGATCCAGGCCGCGGCTCGCGGGCAGCTGCTCGGGCGCCTACGACTCAGCGACGCCAAGGGCAATCCGCTCTGTGCCTCCGTGCGTCCCCCGTTGATCGCATGGTCCTGCCCCGAGTGA
- the mftB gene encoding mycofactocin biosynthesis chaperone MftB (MftB, a small protein, is a peptide chaperone that assists the radical SAM enzyme MftC in performing two modifications to the C-terminal Val-Tyr dipeptide of the mycofactocin precursor peptide, MftA. MftB's role is analogous to the role of PqqD in the biosynthesis of PQQ, a cofactor that derives entirely from a Tyr and a Glu in the precursor PqqA.): MRGLLTVTAPARAAVDRPTPPASSPGAFDPDRGWRLHPQVAVRPEPFGALLYHFGTRKLSFLKNRTILAVVRSLAEHPDVRSACRAAGVDDSEQAPYLHALGVLADSHMLVPEEG, from the coding sequence GTGCGGGGTCTACTGACCGTGACGGCGCCCGCCCGGGCCGCGGTCGATCGCCCTACCCCGCCCGCATCGTCGCCGGGTGCGTTCGATCCCGATCGGGGCTGGCGGTTGCATCCCCAGGTGGCGGTTCGGCCGGAGCCGTTCGGCGCGCTGCTCTATCACTTTGGGACCCGCAAGCTGTCCTTTCTGAAAAATCGCACCATCCTCGCGGTGGTGCGGTCGTTGGCCGAGCATCCCGATGTCCGGTCCGCCTGCCGCGCCGCGGGCGTCGACGATTCCGAGCAGGCGCCCTACCTGCACGCGCTGGGCGTGCTGGCCGATTCCCACATGCTGGTACCCGAGGAGGGTTAG
- a CDS encoding NAD(P)/FAD-dependent oxidoreductase, whose product MENNGIVIVGGGLAAARTAEQLRRAPYAGPVTIVSDEVHLPYDRPPLSKEVLRKEVDDTALKPREWYDENNITLRLGSAATRLDTHEQTVTLADGTVVAYDELVIATGLVPRRIPTLPDLEGIRVLRSLDESLALREHASAARHAVIVGAGFIGCEVAASLRSVGVDVVLVEPQPQPLAAVLGEQIGELVARLHRDEGVDVRLGVGVTEVRGEGHVDTVVLTDGTELPADLVVIGIGSRPATDWLDGSGIDVDNGVLCDEAGRTSAPNVWALGDVASWRDPLGHQARVEHWSNVADQARVVVPAMLGLEAPDVVVVPYFWSDQYDVKIQCLGEPQATDIVHMVEDDGRKFLAYYERDGKLVGVVGGGLPGKVMKVRGKIAAGVPISEMLA is encoded by the coding sequence GTGGAAAATAACGGAATCGTGATCGTGGGCGGGGGCCTGGCCGCGGCTCGGACCGCCGAGCAACTACGTCGGGCCCCCTACGCCGGTCCCGTCACGATCGTCAGCGACGAGGTGCACCTCCCGTACGACCGACCGCCGCTTTCCAAGGAAGTGCTGCGCAAGGAGGTCGACGACACCGCCCTCAAACCGCGCGAGTGGTATGACGAGAACAACATCACGCTGCGCTTGGGCTCCGCCGCGACCCGCCTGGACACCCATGAGCAGACGGTGACCCTCGCCGACGGCACGGTGGTGGCCTACGACGAGTTGGTTATCGCGACCGGGCTGGTGCCACGGCGCATTCCGACCCTGCCCGATCTGGAGGGCATCCGGGTGCTGCGATCCCTCGACGAGAGCCTGGCGCTGCGCGAACACGCATCCGCCGCGCGGCATGCCGTGATCGTCGGCGCCGGCTTCATCGGCTGCGAGGTGGCCGCCAGCCTGCGCAGCGTCGGGGTGGACGTCGTGCTGGTCGAACCGCAACCACAACCGCTGGCCGCCGTGCTCGGCGAACAAATCGGCGAACTGGTGGCGCGGCTGCACCGCGACGAGGGCGTCGACGTCCGCCTCGGCGTCGGGGTCACCGAGGTGCGCGGGGAGGGACACGTCGACACCGTGGTGCTGACGGACGGCACGGAATTGCCGGCCGATCTGGTGGTGATCGGCATCGGCTCACGCCCGGCGACCGACTGGCTGGACGGCAGCGGCATCGACGTCGATAACGGTGTGCTCTGCGACGAGGCCGGTCGCACCAGCGCACCGAACGTCTGGGCGTTGGGCGATGTCGCATCCTGGCGCGACCCGTTGGGACACCAAGCGCGCGTTGAGCATTGGAGCAATGTTGCCGACCAGGCCCGGGTCGTGGTGCCGGCGATGTTGGGGCTTGAAGCACCCGACGTCGTCGTTGTGCCGTATTTCTGGAGTGACCAGTACGACGTGAAGATCCAGTGCCTGGGCGAACCGCAGGCCACCGACATCGTGCACATGGTCGAGGACGACGGCCGTAAGTTCCTGGCGTATTACGAGCGCGACGGCAAGCTGGTCGGCGTGGTCGGTGGCGGGTTGCCCGGCAAGGTCATGAAGGTGCGGGGCAAAATCGCTGCCGGCGTGCCGATTTCGGAAATGCTGGCTTAG